One segment of Pontibacter akesuensis DNA contains the following:
- a CDS encoding PorP/SprF family type IX secretion system membrane protein, protein MKKFILAACVLMLSWDVQAQSVKSFANFSQYKHYFNPSLTGHEGSVIRSLYRNQWTGFEDAPKTIMASAEISTSLFGRASGDYQFRRDDRLGSGESMGAKHALGLVVLRDQFGPLKETQLALSYGSGVRLSEELQLRWGVAFTFANQRLDANSLVVDQPDDPQYTGVMADNNSSSKGDINLGLSLASANYYVGYAAQNVTGGRVLSSGYEVLENANKLRHQAQAGFRKSVSQQIGFTVNGIYHYMQDEKSVAEAQVKAVYNNMFWVGAGYRDDLAYNLAAGARLKQFHIGYAYEMPVQDASAINKATNEITLSYVLTPFKDTPHRRQLTIW, encoded by the coding sequence ATGAAGAAATTTATACTTGCAGCATGTGTTTTAATGCTGAGCTGGGATGTACAGGCCCAGTCAGTGAAATCTTTTGCCAACTTTTCGCAATACAAGCACTATTTCAATCCGTCGCTAACGGGGCACGAAGGGTCGGTAATCAGGAGCCTGTACCGCAACCAGTGGACGGGTTTTGAAGACGCACCCAAAACAATTATGGCATCGGCTGAGATCAGCACAAGCCTGTTCGGACGTGCTAGCGGCGACTACCAGTTCAGAAGAGACGACCGCTTGGGATCTGGTGAAAGCATGGGCGCGAAGCATGCCTTGGGCCTGGTGGTGCTTCGGGACCAGTTCGGCCCCCTGAAAGAGACACAGCTGGCGCTAAGCTATGGCTCCGGCGTCAGGCTATCAGAAGAGTTGCAGCTGCGTTGGGGCGTTGCGTTTACCTTCGCCAACCAGCGGCTCGACGCCAATAGCCTGGTTGTGGACCAGCCGGACGACCCGCAGTACACCGGTGTGATGGCTGATAACAACAGCAGCAGCAAAGGAGACATCAACCTGGGGCTATCGCTGGCAAGTGCCAATTACTATGTGGGGTATGCCGCACAAAATGTTACTGGCGGGCGCGTGTTATCCTCTGGCTATGAGGTATTGGAGAATGCCAACAAACTCCGCCATCAGGCACAGGCTGGCTTCCGCAAAAGCGTAAGCCAGCAGATTGGGTTCACTGTAAATGGCATTTACCATTACATGCAAGACGAGAAATCAGTGGCAGAGGCACAGGTGAAGGCCGTTTACAATAACATGTTCTGGGTCGGCGCAGGCTATCGGGATGACCTTGCCTACAATCTGGCAGCAGGTGCGCGCCTAAAGCAGTTCCATATCGGGTATGCCTACGAAATGCCTGTTCAGGATGCCAGCGCTATAAACAAGGCTACGAATGAGATAACCCTTAGCTATGTACTGACACCGTTTAAAGATACTCCTCATCGGAGGCAGCTTACCATATGGTAA
- a CDS encoding alginate O-acetyltransferase AlgX-related protein — protein MTTASKKQEVKRLLKKLGLLALPFVLWPLIEVFVLPMNFFTFRIWETISVNTMRIMSGPFYPNIHMKMVEEGELAPRTPYAQKRPVEWYTDAYGYRNRDLENDVLLIGDSNITGAKLSQDETLAEVLEQRLNRPVYSFAPATMNRFLATDRFVKDPPHLVIVSSIERRVPGLPAVGANGFQSEVRDMTGTFISNSSFLTSLAVTADRISKLGLYHRTLADIERALGKKEYISYNNEFFIEGDTANRTYSEEEIEQIADVLQGYQKALQERGIQFLFLPIPNKENIYYQLLPSKKKATFLPRLYAKLEERGVPYVDLQESFNKLYQQEQVQLYPADDAHWNEVAVKVAAKLLTQHATVAELKVEKNRSDEQSMLVNLKNE, from the coding sequence ATGACGACAGCTAGTAAAAAGCAGGAAGTGAAGCGATTGCTGAAGAAGCTGGGCCTGTTGGCGCTGCCTTTCGTGCTGTGGCCGCTGATCGAGGTCTTTGTGCTGCCGATGAACTTCTTCACCTTCCGTATCTGGGAGACCATCTCTGTGAATACCATGCGCATCATGTCCGGTCCGTTTTACCCGAACATCCATATGAAGATGGTAGAGGAAGGCGAACTGGCCCCGCGCACGCCCTACGCCCAGAAGCGCCCGGTAGAGTGGTACACCGATGCCTACGGTTACCGCAACCGTGACTTGGAGAACGATGTGCTGCTGATCGGCGACTCAAATATCACGGGAGCCAAGCTGTCGCAGGACGAAACGCTGGCTGAAGTACTGGAGCAGCGCCTGAACCGCCCTGTCTATTCTTTCGCCCCGGCCACCATGAACCGTTTCCTGGCAACAGACCGCTTTGTGAAGGACCCGCCGCACCTGGTGATCGTTTCGAGCATTGAGCGCCGCGTGCCCGGCCTGCCTGCAGTTGGCGCAAATGGTTTTCAGTCGGAGGTTCGGGATATGACAGGTACTTTTATCAGTAATTCCTCTTTCCTGACATCCCTGGCCGTTACCGCCGACCGCATCTCCAAATTGGGGCTGTACCATCGCACGTTAGCAGATATTGAGCGTGCTTTGGGAAAAAAAGAGTATATTAGTTATAACAATGAGTTTTTTATAGAGGGTGATACGGCAAACCGCACTTACAGCGAGGAGGAGATAGAGCAGATAGCGGACGTGCTGCAAGGCTACCAGAAAGCCCTGCAGGAGCGTGGAATACAGTTTCTGTTCCTTCCCATCCCGAACAAAGAAAATATTTATTACCAGCTGCTTCCGTCTAAGAAAAAAGCTACTTTTCTGCCGCGACTGTACGCTAAATTGGAAGAGCGGGGCGTACCGTATGTAGACCTGCAGGAATCGTTTAACAAGCTTTATCAGCAGGAGCAGGTACAGCTTTATCCGGCTGATGATGCCCATTGGAATGAAGTAGCCGTAAAAGTAGCTGCAAAGCTGTTAACTCAGCACGCCACAGTAGCGGAGTTGAAGGTAGAGAAAAATAGAAGTGACGAGCAGAGCATGCTTGTAAATTTAAAGAACGAGTAA
- a CDS encoding glycosyltransferase family 4 protein — translation MRILQVHNHYKISAGEDTVFFAEAALLEEHGHQVERLTLSNRNVNSLSEKLRSALGVVYNQRSAQLVEDKIIAFRPDVVHVHNFFPLISPAVFYVAKKLRVPVVMTLHNYRLVCPSAYLHYNGRVHMENVQKVFPMGAILDGAYRDSRFQTASVVLATGVHKLLGTWRSKVDRFITLTSGAADLFLHSSLKLRPEQLVVKPNFTADLGVSASEREDFFLYVGRLSPEKGVSTLLKACEQHPFKLKVIGDGSMRAEVEAFAANHPQVEYLGYQKIERVVEELKKTRALIFTSEWPEMFGMSIIEAFSTGTPVISSNIGGGGQLVRHGHNGLHYEPGNANELVRQLKTIGLDPQYAQHLGQNARRDYEANYTPEANYKLLLQIYQEVAGQKQKPASETTFQTQAL, via the coding sequence ATGCGCATACTTCAGGTTCACAACCACTATAAAATATCAGCCGGAGAAGATACTGTTTTCTTTGCAGAGGCGGCTTTGCTGGAGGAGCACGGCCACCAGGTGGAAAGGCTGACCTTATCGAACAGGAATGTTAATTCTTTATCTGAAAAACTACGATCAGCGCTGGGAGTAGTGTATAACCAACGTAGTGCCCAGTTGGTGGAGGACAAGATAATAGCTTTCCGGCCGGACGTGGTGCACGTACATAATTTCTTCCCGCTGATTTCCCCGGCTGTTTTCTACGTGGCCAAAAAGCTGCGTGTACCCGTCGTGATGACGCTTCACAACTACCGGCTCGTGTGCCCCAGCGCTTACCTGCATTACAACGGGCGGGTGCACATGGAAAACGTGCAAAAGGTATTTCCTATGGGCGCTATTTTGGACGGTGCTTACCGCGACTCCAGGTTTCAGACTGCCTCCGTTGTTCTGGCTACAGGCGTTCATAAGCTCCTGGGCACGTGGCGAAGCAAAGTAGACCGCTTTATCACGCTAACCAGCGGTGCCGCCGACCTGTTTCTGCATTCCTCGTTAAAGCTAAGACCGGAGCAGTTGGTAGTAAAACCAAATTTCACAGCAGATCTTGGTGTAAGCGCCTCTGAAAGAGAAGACTTCTTTCTTTACGTGGGCCGGCTCTCGCCCGAAAAGGGGGTTAGCACCTTGCTGAAAGCTTGTGAGCAGCACCCTTTTAAACTAAAGGTAATAGGGGATGGGTCGATGCGGGCGGAGGTGGAGGCTTTTGCGGCGAATCATCCGCAGGTGGAGTATCTTGGTTATCAAAAGATTGAAAGGGTAGTGGAGGAGCTGAAGAAGACACGGGCGTTGATTTTCACTTCAGAGTGGCCCGAGATGTTCGGCATGTCCATTATAGAAGCCTTCTCTACCGGTACACCGGTGATTTCCTCCAACATAGGCGGCGGCGGACAACTCGTGCGACACGGACACAATGGACTGCATTACGAGCCTGGCAACGCCAATGAACTGGTGCGCCAGTTAAAGACAATCGGGCTTGATCCTCAATATGCGCAGCACCTGGGGCAGAATGCCCGCCGCGACTACGAGGCCAACTACACGCCTGAGGCTAACTACAAACTGCTGCTACAGATTTACCAGGAGGTGGCAGGCCAAAAGCAAAAGCCTGCATCCGAAACAACGTTTCAAACGCAGGCTTTATAG
- a CDS encoding glycosyltransferase family 61 protein has translation MQTDYMVLEVPNGRIYTDNDSSIAVVSQYNRLIENVSLSLVNGKVSEPNLNNIFEQRFFKPPVKIEGTVFSLLTGGAGINNIGHWFIDVLPRLHLLRESGLYDKVDWFYLPSTRYSYQTETLELLGIPEEKIITGDMYPHITADNVVASTAPRGNHTLVPKWLCNYIQDSFMPYAAEETAAAVTDTPYLYISRSDSKIRNVLNEQELLEALEPYGFKTVISSQLSIKQKIQLFSKAKVVVGATGAGLISMFFCKPGTKMIEIFNEGFVIEPFYDIASKIELDYQYIICKGKKKVRNADQGQHEHLLVETDKVVEMLEMLETKKRHKRVQPV, from the coding sequence GTGCAGACCGACTATATGGTGCTGGAAGTGCCAAACGGACGGATTTACACAGACAATGACAGCAGCATTGCGGTTGTTTCGCAATACAACCGTTTGATAGAGAACGTTTCACTAAGCCTTGTAAATGGCAAGGTGTCAGAGCCAAACCTGAACAATATCTTCGAGCAGCGCTTCTTTAAGCCGCCTGTAAAGATAGAGGGCACCGTGTTCTCGCTACTTACCGGGGGCGCAGGCATAAACAACATCGGGCACTGGTTTATTGATGTGCTGCCCCGCCTGCACCTGCTCCGTGAAAGCGGCCTCTACGACAAAGTAGACTGGTTTTACCTACCGAGTACCCGCTATAGCTATCAAACAGAAACGCTGGAGTTATTGGGCATTCCGGAGGAAAAGATCATCACCGGTGATATGTACCCGCACATTACCGCTGACAACGTAGTAGCTTCTACAGCCCCCCGCGGCAACCATACATTGGTGCCCAAATGGCTGTGCAACTACATTCAGGACTCGTTTATGCCTTATGCAGCCGAAGAGACCGCTGCTGCGGTTACTGATACGCCATACCTCTACATCAGCCGCTCGGACTCCAAGATTCGGAATGTACTGAATGAGCAGGAGTTGCTGGAGGCACTGGAACCCTATGGCTTCAAAACAGTTATTTCGAGCCAGCTAAGTATAAAACAGAAAATACAGCTGTTCTCCAAAGCCAAAGTAGTGGTGGGCGCCACGGGCGCGGGTCTGATCAGCATGTTTTTCTGCAAGCCCGGCACCAAGATGATAGAGATTTTTAATGAGGGGTTTGTAATTGAGCCTTTCTACGATATTGCCTCTAAAATTGAACTGGACTACCAGTACATTATTTGCAAAGGCAAGAAAAAAGTGCGCAACGCAGACCAGGGACAGCACGAGCACCTGTTGGTTGAGACTGACAAGGTGGTGGAGATGCTGGAAATGCTAGAGACAAAGAAAAGGCACAAAAGAGTGCAGCCAGTTTAA
- a CDS encoding Ig-like domain-containing protein, whose product MSAPQLKARPSLVGAISLTWNKIDGATGYVLERSNTGNAGTFVPLATITNPGVLYYRDATLYYSQTAYYRIKASANGAESAYSAVASATTHPASKTFNIMPLGDSNTEGGSSAIAVNERGGYRDKLEELLNNAISTNKYDFVGSERSGSNYVSDTDHAGFGGARDEDIALLLKDGRFPYYNTGEFRGPGGGFYLDKYNPDIILLHIGTNQVDGSATSIQDVVKILDQIDLYEERANQEVTVVLAKIILTAGDNPSLDAAAKNYNNYVRAMAEKRVQAGDRIVFADMEAGAGLIYDKAPSGDFTDNLHPSRKGYDKMAQEWFEVLEKLLNVTPQPNDTQDPETTIATKPAELSNKSTATFTFTSNENGVTFQVKLDGAASFSNATTPYTVSGLADGEHTLLVRAVDQAGNRDETPAFYTWTIDTKAPAAPVVLTPKDNALLNNPKPTFSGTAEAGSKVVVAVDGKSIGTATAAADGKWTLTPGTALAEGEHTVAATAADAAGNNSPESNTIAFTIDSKAPQTNIVEKPAAITNNASFTFTFSSDKANVTYQVKLDGGNYADAATPYPVQNLSDGSHTLAVRAVDAAGNTDASPATYTWVVDTKAPAAPAMIKITEDRGPDANDRITSDNTPELAGTAEAGAEVTVYKDGTTLGSVKADASGNWAYSSETALAEGAHSYTAAATDAAGNTGAKSAAFNVQVDLTAPTGSLTSASKAAVKDPFAISIKFSEEVFGVAAADFTVSNGTLGNFASTDKATYTATVTPTADGMVRMQFAAGKATDLAGNLNEASNALERQFDATAPELVLKTDAPATTNTPFVVTFTFTEAVTGFEAGDVEISNGAAGNFTKINATKYTATITPASDGEVSISVAADKAFDAAENGNKASAALVRTYDAQRPTVVLSTSAKGPVNAPCTVQVSFSEQVVNFAASDVRVTNGEASQLTKVNDQTYTVLITPSASGNVALSMAAKVVQDKAANGNEASNELVLGYDATRPTVSLSSNAPARTNQPFTVLVDFSEPVTGFEIGDFILANATAADFRKVNEQQYSVVIQPGQDGAVSVSVPANKAQDAATNGNTASSKLERQYDTTAPARYAITFATDKVNVDNQNNVALQVTGAEVGASYTYAISSDNGGSEITGTATVNNASFTIPALNLSGLKDGLLTVRLYLVDALGNKGATVTDEVEKLTKNVSAIAAVERIIVPFKTAFNKVPLPAQVEVTFTNGERENLSVTWSAGNYNGEVPAAYELTGKLQLPENASNTENKMARVTVEVAPNQPPTNMRLSDNKFRPDITPAEAIGTFSTTDPDDSNFTYTLVAGPGDTHNSLFRIVNADELHLVSNQGLSGVSDFTIRVSSKDPYNNTIEQIFTLTKTLYEPQQKLKLVNAFSPNNDGRNDTWTVPELRYYNQVEVEVFDRSGVRIFHTSNPEEGWDGRGAGGDVQAGSYFYIIQIKDINLVQKGVVTILK is encoded by the coding sequence TTGTCAGCTCCGCAGCTGAAGGCAAGGCCCTCACTAGTCGGAGCCATTTCCCTTACCTGGAATAAGATAGATGGCGCAACTGGTTACGTACTGGAGAGGTCAAATACAGGAAATGCCGGCACTTTTGTACCCTTAGCCACCATCACGAATCCGGGAGTTCTTTACTATCGGGATGCTACATTATACTATAGCCAAACAGCTTACTACCGCATCAAAGCTTCCGCGAACGGTGCGGAGTCTGCTTACAGTGCCGTGGCTAGCGCTACCACCCATCCTGCTTCCAAAACTTTCAACATCATGCCCCTTGGAGATTCCAACACAGAGGGGGGCAGCAGTGCTATCGCCGTGAACGAGCGGGGTGGTTACCGGGATAAACTGGAGGAGCTGTTGAACAACGCCATTTCCACAAACAAGTATGACTTTGTGGGAAGTGAAAGATCTGGCAGTAACTATGTTTCTGATACCGACCACGCCGGTTTTGGAGGGGCGCGGGACGAGGACATAGCCCTGTTGTTAAAGGACGGAAGGTTTCCGTACTACAACACAGGCGAGTTCCGTGGACCGGGCGGTGGTTTTTACCTCGACAAGTATAACCCGGACATTATTCTGCTGCACATTGGAACAAACCAGGTAGATGGCTCTGCAACCAGCATCCAAGACGTGGTGAAAATACTCGACCAGATTGACCTCTACGAGGAGCGGGCAAACCAAGAGGTAACGGTGGTGCTGGCTAAGATTATACTTACCGCCGGAGATAACCCATCGCTGGATGCCGCCGCAAAAAACTACAATAACTATGTGCGGGCAATGGCCGAGAAAAGAGTGCAGGCAGGAGACCGCATCGTGTTTGCCGACATGGAAGCCGGTGCCGGCCTGATTTATGATAAAGCCCCGAGCGGTGACTTTACCGACAACCTGCATCCCAGCCGGAAAGGTTATGATAAAATGGCCCAGGAGTGGTTTGAGGTGCTGGAGAAGCTCCTGAACGTGACTCCGCAGCCCAATGATACTCAGGACCCTGAAACCACAATTGCCACGAAGCCTGCCGAGTTAAGCAACAAGTCTACTGCCACATTTACCTTTACCAGCAACGAGAATGGCGTTACTTTCCAGGTGAAGCTGGATGGCGCAGCTTCCTTCAGCAATGCCACCACGCCTTACACGGTTTCGGGGCTGGCAGATGGAGAGCATACCTTGTTGGTAAGAGCTGTAGACCAGGCCGGAAACAGAGACGAGACGCCGGCTTTCTATACCTGGACCATCGACACCAAGGCACCCGCTGCACCTGTTGTGCTTACTCCCAAAGACAATGCGCTGCTGAACAATCCAAAGCCAACATTTTCCGGAACGGCCGAAGCAGGAAGTAAAGTAGTTGTAGCGGTAGACGGCAAAAGTATAGGTACGGCAACTGCCGCTGCTGACGGAAAATGGACGTTAACGCCAGGAACGGCCTTGGCAGAAGGCGAGCATACCGTTGCTGCCACTGCTGCGGATGCTGCAGGAAACAATAGCCCGGAAAGCAACACCATTGCCTTCACTATCGATTCAAAGGCGCCACAGACGAACATTGTAGAAAAACCCGCAGCTATTACCAACAATGCTTCCTTTACATTCACTTTCTCCAGTGATAAAGCTAACGTGACGTACCAGGTGAAGCTGGACGGGGGGAACTATGCTGATGCAGCCACGCCATACCCTGTGCAGAACCTTTCGGACGGCTCCCACACCTTGGCCGTTCGTGCCGTGGATGCTGCCGGAAACACCGATGCCTCGCCGGCCACCTATACCTGGGTGGTTGATACGAAAGCTCCCGCTGCTCCTGCCATGATCAAGATCACGGAAGACAGGGGACCAGACGCGAATGATAGAATAACCTCAGATAATACCCCGGAACTGGCAGGCACTGCAGAGGCGGGCGCAGAAGTAACCGTGTACAAAGACGGCACAACACTGGGCTCCGTGAAAGCTGATGCCTCTGGCAACTGGGCTTACAGCTCTGAAACTGCCTTGGCGGAGGGTGCCCATTCCTATACAGCTGCTGCCACCGACGCCGCCGGAAACACGGGTGCGAAAAGTGCGGCGTTCAACGTTCAGGTCGACCTAACCGCCCCAACCGGCAGTCTCACATCCGCTAGCAAAGCTGCTGTGAAGGACCCTTTTGCCATAAGTATTAAGTTCAGTGAAGAAGTATTCGGAGTAGCAGCCGCCGACTTCACCGTTAGCAACGGCACCCTGGGCAACTTTGCTTCAACGGATAAAGCCACCTACACCGCCACCGTTACACCAACCGCCGATGGTATGGTGCGCATGCAATTCGCGGCTGGCAAGGCCACCGATTTGGCCGGGAACCTGAACGAAGCATCGAATGCGCTGGAGCGCCAGTTTGATGCGACTGCCCCAGAGTTGGTGCTGAAAACGGATGCGCCCGCCACAACCAACACACCTTTTGTAGTTACCTTTACCTTCACCGAAGCCGTTACGGGATTTGAAGCCGGGGATGTTGAAATTAGTAATGGCGCAGCCGGCAATTTCACAAAAATCAACGCCACGAAGTATACGGCCACTATAACGCCAGCTTCCGACGGAGAGGTAAGCATTAGTGTTGCCGCAGACAAAGCCTTTGATGCGGCGGAAAATGGCAACAAGGCCTCTGCAGCGTTAGTGCGGACGTATGATGCGCAGCGCCCAACGGTTGTGCTGAGCACATCGGCTAAAGGCCCGGTAAACGCTCCGTGTACGGTGCAGGTAAGTTTTAGTGAGCAGGTGGTAAACTTTGCCGCTTCGGATGTGCGGGTAACCAATGGCGAAGCATCCCAGCTAACGAAGGTGAATGACCAGACCTATACTGTGCTTATCACCCCTTCAGCAAGTGGCAACGTGGCTTTGAGTATGGCTGCCAAAGTGGTGCAGGACAAGGCAGCAAACGGCAACGAGGCATCAAACGAACTGGTTCTGGGCTATGATGCCACCCGCCCGACGGTTAGCCTAAGCAGTAATGCACCAGCCAGAACAAACCAGCCCTTTACGGTGCTCGTTGACTTTAGCGAGCCTGTTACCGGCTTCGAAATTGGTGATTTTATACTTGCCAACGCAACGGCTGCCGATTTCAGGAAAGTAAATGAGCAGCAGTATTCCGTGGTGATACAACCGGGGCAGGATGGCGCTGTATCAGTCAGTGTGCCTGCTAACAAGGCGCAGGATGCTGCCACCAACGGAAACACTGCCTCCAGCAAACTGGAGCGCCAGTATGACACCACAGCGCCTGCCCGGTATGCTATCACCTTTGCAACAGATAAGGTGAACGTGGATAACCAGAACAATGTAGCGCTGCAAGTAACCGGCGCCGAAGTCGGGGCCTCCTATACCTATGCCATCAGCAGCGACAACGGAGGCAGCGAGATAACCGGAACAGCAACCGTTAACAATGCTTCCTTCACCATACCTGCACTAAACTTATCTGGTTTGAAAGATGGCCTGCTGACAGTGCGCCTGTACCTGGTGGATGCCTTGGGAAACAAGGGAGCCACGGTGACGGACGAGGTGGAAAAGCTTACAAAGAATGTTTCGGCCATAGCCGCTGTGGAGCGCATTATCGTGCCATTCAAAACGGCCTTCAATAAGGTGCCCCTACCTGCGCAGGTAGAGGTAACCTTTACGAACGGCGAAAGGGAAAACCTTAGCGTAACCTGGAGTGCCGGGAACTACAATGGCGAGGTGCCTGCCGCCTACGAGCTGACTGGAAAGCTACAACTGCCGGAGAATGCCTCTAACACAGAAAACAAGATGGCTCGCGTTACAGTGGAGGTGGCGCCAAACCAGCCACCTACGAACATGCGTCTGAGCGACAATAAGTTCAGGCCGGATATCACACCTGCAGAGGCAATCGGCACGTTTTCCACAACCGACCCCGATGATTCGAACTTCACCTATACCCTTGTTGCCGGGCCGGGCGATACGCATAACAGCCTGTTTCGAATTGTTAATGCTGATGAGCTACACTTAGTCTCTAACCAGGGCTTGTCCGGTGTATCTGATTTTACCATCCGTGTCAGCAGTAAAGACCCCTATAACAACACCATAGAGCAAATCTTTACACTCACCAAAACACTTTACGAGCCACAGCAAAAGCTTAAACTGGTAAATGCCTTCTCGCCTAACAACGACGGCCGGAACGATACCTGGACGGTACCGGAACTCCGCTATTATAACCAGGTGGAAGTAGAAGTGTTTGACCGGTCAGGCGTGCGGATTTTCCACACCAGCAACCCCGAGGAGGGATGGGATGGCAGAGGCGCTGGCGGAGATGTGCAGGCCGGATCCTACTTCTACATCATCCAGATAAAAGACATAAACCTGGTGCAGAAAGGCGTAGTTACCATACTTAAGTAG
- a CDS encoding MBOAT family O-acyltransferase encodes MLFNSTEFFIFFPVVVTLYFLTPFNRRWIILLLASYYFYMSWKPAYAIILVVSTLIDYVCGRKMGGYSDEEKSKRRPWLYLSLCSNLGILLLFKYYNFFNESARGLATALDMGYAMPAFNMLLPMGISFYTFQTMSYSIDVYNGRIKPEPHLGIFALFVTFFPQLVAGPIERAGNLLGQLRVGHEFKYERVVAGLKRMGWGFFKKLVIADNLALMVNQVYNNPTEYEGISLVIATIFFAFQIYCDFSGYSDIAIGASQVMGFNLMENFRSPYFAKTISEFWGRWHISLSTWFRDYLYIPLGGNRVVKWRWYYNLFIVFLVSGLWHGASWTFVIWGALHGVYQVFGIVTRSGRNALVQKIGLTNYPLLYKWVQVLTVFALVCFSWIFFRANSISDAFYIVGQCFSVLTNPGQVVAMDWSHDVFMEQGVKVFGTSVIAIAIMETVHLIQRNGSVSQLIGQRPAFVRWGMYYLAIIAVLLFGQFGNQEFIYFQF; translated from the coding sequence ATGCTTTTCAACTCTACTGAATTCTTTATATTCTTTCCGGTAGTAGTTACCCTTTACTTCCTAACGCCTTTTAACCGGCGCTGGATCATTCTGCTGCTTGCCAGCTACTACTTCTACATGTCGTGGAAGCCCGCTTATGCCATTATTCTGGTTGTATCCACGCTTATAGATTATGTGTGCGGCCGGAAAATGGGCGGTTACTCCGACGAGGAGAAATCTAAGCGTCGCCCCTGGCTGTATCTAAGCCTCTGTTCCAACCTCGGTATACTGCTATTATTCAAGTACTATAACTTCTTTAACGAAAGTGCCCGCGGCCTTGCTACGGCGTTGGATATGGGTTATGCCATGCCTGCTTTTAACATGCTGCTCCCGATGGGTATCTCCTTCTATACGTTCCAGACCATGAGCTATAGTATAGATGTGTACAATGGCCGTATAAAGCCCGAGCCGCACCTGGGCATCTTCGCGCTTTTCGTCACTTTTTTCCCGCAGTTGGTAGCAGGCCCCATTGAGCGGGCTGGAAACCTGCTGGGGCAGCTGCGCGTGGGGCACGAGTTTAAGTATGAGCGCGTGGTGGCAGGCCTGAAACGCATGGGCTGGGGCTTCTTCAAAAAGCTGGTGATTGCTGATAACCTGGCGCTGATGGTGAACCAGGTCTATAACAATCCAACTGAGTATGAAGGCATTTCGCTTGTTATCGCCACCATCTTCTTCGCCTTTCAGATTTACTGCGACTTTTCGGGCTACTCCGACATTGCCATTGGTGCCTCGCAGGTGATGGGCTTTAACCTCATGGAGAACTTCCGCAGCCCTTACTTTGCGAAAACCATATCCGAATTCTGGGGGCGTTGGCATATTTCCCTTTCCACGTGGTTCCGCGATTACCTGTATATCCCGCTTGGGGGCAACCGGGTGGTAAAATGGCGCTGGTACTATAATTTGTTTATTGTATTTTTGGTGAGCGGGTTGTGGCACGGCGCCAGTTGGACCTTCGTAATCTGGGGCGCCTTGCATGGCGTTTACCAGGTCTTCGGCATCGTAACCCGCTCCGGGCGCAATGCGCTGGTGCAGAAAATCGGCCTTACCAACTACCCACTGCTTTATAAGTGGGTGCAGGTGCTCACTGTTTTTGCTTTGGTATGCTTTTCGTGGATATTCTTCAGGGCCAACAGCATCAGCGATGCGTTCTACATCGTGGGCCAGTGTTTCTCGGTACTCACTAATCCAGGCCAGGTAGTTGCAATGGACTGGAGCCACGATGTTTTTATGGAGCAGGGCGTTAAGGTTTTCGGAACATCCGTCATCGCCATAGCCATTATGGAAACGGTGCATTTAATACAGCGAAATGGCAGCGTATCGCAACTAATTGGGCAGCGCCCGGCGTTTGTTCGCTGGGGAATGTACTACTTGGCCATCATTGCGGTGTTGTTGTTCGGCCAGTTTGGCAACCAGGAGTTTATTTATTTTCAGTTTTAA